A part of Opitutales bacterium genomic DNA contains:
- the mnmE gene encoding tRNA uridine-5-carboxymethylaminomethyl(34) synthesis GTPase MnmE has translation MDFEDSIVALATPQGESAIAMVRLTGPSVFEIASGSLGWTERRGVRKNVYASYQDVENEVLDDVVYSAYGGPASYTGQDMLEISCHGSPFIARKILDDCVARGCRLAEPGEFTQRAFHFGKMDLSQAEAVIELIHARSEAARKVALRQVGGGVTRLVSELTEELLGILAHLEAYIDFPEEDLPTEDTAAPPARIVSLREKVGTLSKTSRYRSLFTEGIQTAFVGSPNAGKSSLLNAFLGEERALVSDIAGTTRDYIREQFNLGPFNIQILDTAGLRDQSNDTIEEMGMRRTIEQASRADCILWVIDGDRPDWSLPDQHPDIFSSQFCYALINKADLETPVVPEGIQQSFKLFSVSAVSGAGLDTFQAAWLNDLESSLPDLSSQSVIVSARHSEALDTASVSLTAAHAKLLNQEPTELAVSDLREALEAFGRIIGEVDNERMLDQLFKTFCIGK, from the coding sequence ATGGATTTTGAAGATAGCATCGTGGCTTTGGCGACTCCGCAGGGGGAGTCTGCGATCGCTATGGTGCGGCTCACAGGGCCATCTGTTTTTGAAATCGCTTCGGGTAGCTTGGGTTGGACTGAGCGGCGCGGTGTGCGTAAGAATGTGTATGCGTCTTACCAAGATGTTGAGAATGAAGTCTTGGATGATGTTGTTTACTCTGCCTATGGCGGCCCCGCCTCTTACACAGGCCAGGATATGCTGGAGATCAGTTGCCATGGAAGCCCGTTCATTGCGCGTAAGATTTTGGATGATTGCGTCGCACGGGGTTGTCGGTTGGCGGAGCCAGGTGAATTTACACAGCGGGCTTTCCATTTTGGAAAAATGGATCTGAGCCAGGCCGAGGCAGTCATCGAGCTGATTCATGCACGCAGCGAAGCGGCACGTAAAGTAGCCCTGAGACAAGTGGGTGGGGGAGTGACCCGACTTGTGAGTGAATTAACCGAAGAGTTACTGGGCATCCTAGCCCACCTTGAAGCCTACATCGATTTTCCTGAAGAAGACCTCCCTACTGAGGATACTGCCGCACCCCCTGCGCGGATTGTCTCGCTCAGAGAGAAGGTCGGGACTCTTTCCAAGACGAGTCGCTACCGTTCCCTGTTTACCGAGGGAATCCAAACCGCTTTTGTCGGCTCACCCAATGCGGGTAAAAGCAGTCTCTTGAACGCGTTTCTGGGAGAAGAGCGTGCCTTGGTGAGCGACATTGCAGGAACGACACGGGATTATATCCGTGAGCAGTTCAATCTTGGGCCGTTCAACATTCAGATTCTCGATACTGCGGGTTTGAGAGATCAATCGAATGATACGATCGAGGAGATGGGTATGCGTCGCACGATCGAGCAAGCTAGCCGCGCTGACTGTATCCTTTGGGTGATTGATGGGGATCGGCCCGATTGGAGTTTGCCCGACCAACACCCAGATATTTTTTCCTCACAGTTTTGTTATGCGTTGATTAATAAAGCAGACCTGGAGACGCCTGTGGTGCCAGAAGGCATACAACAGAGTTTTAAGCTATTCTCTGTTTCCGCGGTAAGTGGTGCGGGCTTGGATACTTTTCAGGCTGCTTGGCTGAATGACCTCGAGTCGAGTTTGCCCGACCTATCGTCACAGTCTGTTATTGTGAGCGCACGGCATTCAGAGGCTCTGGATACCGCCTCGGTTTCATTGACAGCAGCACACGCAAAATTGCTGAACCAGGAGCCGACAGAGTTGGCTGTAAGCGATTTGAGAGAGGCTCTAGAAGCGTTCGGTCGTATCATTGGAGAGGTGGATAATGAGCGTATGCTCGACCAATTGTTCAAAACCTTCTGTATTGGGAAATGA
- the mnmG gene encoding tRNA uridine-5-carboxymethylaminomethyl(34) synthesis enzyme MnmG has product MKRGFHFGKKHEPYDVIVCGGGHAGCEAALAAARMGAHVLLLSGNIDTIAQMSCNPAIGGQAKGHMVREIDALGGEMAMNTDLTGIQFRLLNASKGPAVQAPRAQCDKKAYQFRMKHRIELQQNLFLFQAMVTGLIFEQDRVVGVRTNLEVDFFGKTVVVTTGTFLRGLMHVGKNKNEGGRMGDFTAKTLSTSFTDAGIELQRLKTGTPPRILGSSINFDKLEEQFGDKEPTVFAFHDTRDDGDPLYVERPGQSGVGWMPGTDQVSCWITYTNDRTAEIIHSNLHQSAMYGGEIEGVGPRYCPSIEDKVVRFAHKDRHQLFLEPEGRHTDEWYINGISTSLPFDVQVSMLQSVEGLEDVVLMRAAYAVEYDFAPPTQLFPSLESKKVENLFFAGQINGTSGYEEAGGQGLIAGMNAVLKTRDQDPVVLGRHEGYIGVLIDDLVTKGTQEPYRMFTSRAEYRLLLNHHSAELRLYHHARHCGLVDNARLERMKAKINDVENWVNRLNSDKAKGGTWGDAMRRGESQETLPEAFRSLPQGVRDEVLYRVKYQGYLDRELRTIEKLKQIEHVKIPDDFDYGTIKGMRAESVQKLRQIEPKTLGQANRISGINPADISILMVMLDARKRR; this is encoded by the coding sequence ATGAAGCGAGGCTTTCATTTTGGTAAAAAGCACGAACCTTACGATGTGATCGTCTGTGGCGGTGGGCATGCGGGGTGCGAAGCGGCATTAGCTGCGGCGCGGATGGGAGCTCATGTGCTCCTACTGAGCGGAAATATCGATACCATCGCTCAGATGAGCTGTAATCCGGCGATTGGCGGCCAGGCTAAAGGCCATATGGTACGAGAAATCGACGCTTTGGGCGGTGAGATGGCGATGAATACCGACCTGACTGGGATCCAGTTTCGACTGCTCAACGCCTCCAAAGGACCGGCCGTACAGGCCCCGCGCGCTCAGTGTGACAAAAAAGCTTACCAGTTTCGTATGAAGCACCGTATCGAGCTACAGCAGAATCTGTTTCTCTTCCAAGCTATGGTGACTGGCTTGATTTTTGAGCAAGATCGAGTGGTAGGGGTGCGGACGAACCTAGAAGTCGATTTTTTTGGGAAAACCGTCGTTGTCACTACAGGGACATTTCTCCGCGGTCTCATGCACGTGGGTAAGAATAAAAATGAGGGTGGGCGTATGGGGGATTTTACTGCCAAGACCCTTTCTACCAGTTTCACCGATGCCGGGATCGAATTACAGCGTCTCAAGACAGGCACACCCCCACGGATTTTAGGCAGCTCGATCAACTTTGATAAACTAGAAGAGCAGTTCGGGGACAAGGAACCGACGGTATTTGCTTTCCACGATACACGTGATGATGGCGACCCATTGTATGTCGAGCGCCCTGGACAAAGTGGGGTGGGCTGGATGCCGGGCACAGATCAGGTGTCGTGTTGGATCACCTACACTAACGATCGCACTGCCGAGATCATCCATAGCAACCTTCACCAGTCGGCCATGTATGGTGGAGAGATTGAAGGCGTGGGCCCCCGTTATTGTCCGAGCATTGAAGATAAAGTGGTGCGCTTTGCTCACAAAGACCGCCATCAGCTCTTCCTGGAGCCTGAAGGGCGTCACACCGACGAATGGTATATCAACGGCATCTCCACGAGTTTGCCATTCGATGTCCAGGTATCGATGCTTCAGTCTGTAGAAGGGCTGGAAGATGTGGTCCTGATGCGTGCCGCTTATGCTGTCGAATACGATTTTGCACCACCGACGCAGTTGTTCCCTAGCTTGGAGTCAAAAAAAGTGGAGAACCTCTTTTTCGCGGGGCAGATCAATGGGACGTCCGGCTATGAGGAAGCCGGGGGACAAGGGCTCATTGCGGGCATGAACGCCGTTCTCAAAACACGTGATCAGGATCCTGTTGTTTTGGGTCGCCATGAAGGTTACATAGGAGTCTTGATCGACGATCTGGTGACCAAGGGCACACAAGAGCCCTACCGCATGTTCACTTCTCGTGCTGAATATCGGCTGCTGCTGAATCACCACAGCGCTGAGTTGCGCCTTTATCATCACGCACGTCATTGCGGCTTAGTCGATAATGCACGACTGGAGCGCATGAAGGCTAAGATCAATGATGTTGAAAACTGGGTAAATAGACTCAATAGCGATAAAGCTAAGGGTGGAACCTGGGGGGACGCAATGCGCCGTGGTGAATCTCAGGAAACTCTACCTGAGGCATTTAGAAGCCTGCCGCAGGGAGTTCGCGATGAAGTCCTCTATCGCGTCAAGTATCAGGGCTATCTCGATCGCGAACTGCGTACAATAGAGAAGCTCAAACAGATCGAGCACGTCAAGATACCTGATGATTTTGATTACGGCACCATCAAGGGAATGCGCGCAGAGAGCGTTCAGAAGCTCAGGCAGATCGAGCCCAAAACACTGGGGCAAGCCAACCGAATCAGCGGCATCAATCCAGCAGACATCAGCATTCTGATGGTCATGCTCGACGCCCGAAAACGGCGTTAA
- a CDS encoding response regulator transcription factor: MTNNPNSGKRILVIDDEPDVTELIGYKLEQEGYTVDVMQDPLLIMGRARDFRPDLFILDIMMPELNGLQICRMIRADSTLKNVPIIFLTARGDTEDRITGLETGADDYISKPFNAKELILRIQSIFKRMGSNEPRASSRIEVGLVVVDDELHRVTVDGRQIELTATEFRLLKLLMERKGRVQTRENLLINVWNYDSDIETRTVDTHVRRLREKLGEEVNIIETVRGVGYRVIDR; encoded by the coding sequence ATGACAAACAATCCCAACTCAGGAAAGCGGATCTTGGTCATCGATGATGAACCCGATGTCACTGAACTCATAGGCTATAAGCTTGAGCAGGAGGGCTATACCGTGGATGTGATGCAGGACCCGCTTTTGATCATGGGTCGTGCTCGGGATTTTCGTCCGGATTTATTTATTTTGGATATTATGATGCCCGAGCTGAACGGCCTTCAGATTTGCCGGATGATTCGGGCGGATTCGACACTGAAGAACGTGCCGATCATTTTCCTCACTGCGCGAGGCGATACCGAAGACCGCATTACTGGGCTAGAAACGGGCGCTGACGATTACATTTCTAAGCCTTTCAATGCGAAAGAGCTTATCCTTCGTATCCAGTCTATCTTTAAACGTATGGGAAGTAACGAGCCGCGTGCGTCTTCACGTATTGAAGTTGGCTTGGTCGTCGTCGACGATGAGCTCCACCGCGTGACGGTTGATGGAAGGCAAATTGAGCTTACGGCGACAGAATTTCGGTTGCTCAAGCTTCTTATGGAGCGCAAAGGCCGGGTCCAGACTCGGGAAAATCTCCTCATCAATGTGTGGAATTATGATTCCGACATTGAGACCCGCACGGTCGATACGCATGTCCGCCGTCTGCGAGAAAAACTCGGAGAAGAAGTCAACATTATCGAGACGGTGCGTGGGGTGGGTTATCGGGTTATTGACCGATAG
- a CDS encoding PAS domain-containing protein, with protein sequence MGGQAIWVLISGILATGVFWFWWQRRSLLRQVDQLCSAIDSRRNSLLSRRAHPSIQRLFSIAVQLVEDHTQSNQAKSDHLTQIETTFGNIQEAVLILNASNYIVLANQSARDLLAAGRSVNGRRLERVLRSASFLDYVNRVKAGQKLPRQEVEVSQDKRQFWFEVSGTVVTNAVDDERITLFVLHDITRLRQLEKMRKEFVANVSHELRTPLTVIKGYSDTLVEDHDSLDAEARGRFLEKIQKNVERLHLLIEDLLTISRLESNPEHVRRSLANPADIAREIQDTFQRRLENENQSIEVDVGSDVPDVMIDAVKVSQVFENLVENAFRYAGEFKRIVLSVSLDRERSLIVCSVADDGVGIPEQDQSHLFERFYRVDKGRSRDRGGTGLGLSIVKHIVQLHGGQVSLDSELGKGSTFTFTLPLEQQLVHH encoded by the coding sequence ATGGGCGGACAGGCGATTTGGGTCCTCATCAGTGGCATACTGGCAACGGGCGTTTTCTGGTTTTGGTGGCAGCGCCGCTCACTCTTGCGCCAGGTAGATCAATTGTGCTCCGCTATCGACTCACGTCGTAATTCATTACTGTCCCGGCGTGCCCATCCTTCGATTCAGCGCCTGTTTTCCATAGCTGTCCAGCTTGTCGAAGACCATACACAGTCTAACCAGGCTAAGTCCGATCACCTGACCCAGATCGAGACGACCTTTGGTAATATCCAGGAAGCGGTGCTCATCCTTAACGCTTCCAACTACATTGTTTTGGCCAACCAGTCGGCGCGCGATCTTTTGGCAGCTGGCCGCTCGGTGAATGGGCGCCGGCTCGAACGTGTTCTACGCAGTGCCAGCTTTTTGGACTACGTGAACCGTGTTAAAGCCGGCCAAAAACTTCCCCGTCAGGAAGTTGAAGTCAGCCAAGACAAGCGTCAGTTCTGGTTTGAGGTCTCTGGAACCGTCGTGACCAATGCTGTGGACGACGAGCGCATTACTTTATTCGTCCTTCATGATATCACGCGTTTGCGCCAGTTGGAGAAAATGCGCAAAGAATTCGTGGCAAATGTCTCTCACGAGCTGCGCACACCCCTTACGGTCATCAAGGGTTATAGTGATACCCTGGTTGAAGATCATGATAGTCTCGATGCGGAGGCCCGTGGTCGTTTCCTCGAAAAAATCCAGAAGAATGTGGAGCGTCTCCATCTCTTGATAGAGGATCTGCTCACGATATCTCGCCTAGAGAGTAATCCTGAGCATGTGCGCCGGAGTTTGGCTAACCCGGCTGATATTGCGCGTGAGATTCAGGATACCTTCCAACGCCGTCTCGAAAACGAAAACCAGAGCATTGAAGTGGATGTCGGCTCCGATGTGCCAGATGTGATGATCGATGCGGTTAAGGTCTCACAGGTTTTCGAAAACTTGGTGGAAAATGCTTTCCGTTACGCCGGGGAATTTAAGCGCATCGTGCTCTCCGTGAGTCTCGATCGAGAGCGCAGCTTGATCGTATGTTCTGTCGCAGACGATGGCGTGGGGATTCCCGAGCAGGACCAATCCCATCTATTCGAGCGCTTTTATAGGGTCGACAAAGGCCGTAGCCGTGATCGCGGGGGCACCGGACTGGGGCTGAGCATCGTGAAGCATATTGTTCAACTCCATGGGGGACAGGTTTCCTTGGATAGCGAACTCGGTAAGGGCTCGACCTTCACCTTCACTCTACCTTTAGAACAGCAGCTCGTTCATCATTGA
- the trmB gene encoding tRNA (guanosine(46)-N7)-methyltransferase TrmB: protein MMDEATRQRLAEEKAQRQQVMRDRLAEAFPGQDGITLEIGCGHGRWLASFAEVHPERRCVGIDLISRRIRFGEDKQSKRALSNVLFLKAECTEFIGALAPQWQLDDCFMLFPDPWPKKRHHKKRMVQDAFLSQLRQVMKPSGRFYFRTDQTDYFAWTEEKVEKHPDWSLAVDAQWPHEHSSYFQDILPDFQSLLAVPQD from the coding sequence ATGATGGACGAAGCTACCCGCCAGCGACTCGCAGAAGAAAAAGCCCAGCGCCAACAGGTCATGCGTGATCGCCTGGCGGAGGCATTTCCAGGGCAGGATGGGATCACTCTGGAGATAGGCTGTGGCCATGGGCGTTGGCTAGCGAGTTTCGCCGAAGTGCATCCGGAGCGACGGTGCGTGGGGATCGATCTCATCTCTCGCCGGATTCGTTTTGGTGAGGATAAGCAATCAAAGCGTGCCCTCAGCAACGTGTTATTCCTCAAAGCGGAATGCACAGAATTCATTGGGGCCCTGGCTCCACAATGGCAGCTCGACGATTGTTTCATGCTTTTTCCTGATCCTTGGCCCAAAAAGCGCCACCATAAGAAACGCATGGTTCAGGATGCCTTTCTGAGTCAGTTGCGCCAGGTGATGAAGCCCAGTGGCCGCTTTTACTTTAGAACCGACCAAACGGATTATTTTGCATGGACGGAAGAGAAAGTGGAAAAACATCCCGACTGGTCCCTAGCAGTCGACGCTCAGTGGCCGCATGAACACAGCAGCTATTTCCAAGATATCTTGCCTGATTTTCAGTCCCTATTGGCAGTCCCGCAGGATTGA
- a CDS encoding nitroreductase: MNKPPEFDASVFEHVADVVKRRRTLKVLGDFEAPRHIDPKLAAEHQSSVLEALYLAGQAPFHYDRGADGIAELWRAYPMWHPQCRELAEVFHDWFPDAGVTNKLPSMLVGCGALVLITWLPQFRDREVLTAAQVAMDDEHLAAASAMVQNLLLLLTAKNMGTYWSGGGQLGSARCFEQFGISKTEKLLAAVFIEYPEMRQETIERKPGKLRDARCKDWVRVLGV; the protein is encoded by the coding sequence ATGAATAAGCCTCCCGAGTTTGATGCATCGGTTTTTGAACATGTCGCAGATGTCGTTAAGCGGCGTCGCACCTTGAAAGTCTTGGGTGATTTCGAAGCCCCGAGGCATATCGATCCTAAGTTGGCGGCAGAGCATCAGTCGTCGGTGTTGGAGGCCTTATATTTGGCGGGGCAGGCTCCCTTTCACTACGACCGGGGTGCCGATGGAATCGCCGAGCTTTGGCGGGCCTACCCCATGTGGCATCCGCAGTGTCGGGAGCTCGCTGAAGTCTTTCATGATTGGTTCCCAGATGCAGGTGTGACCAATAAGCTGCCGAGTATGTTGGTAGGTTGCGGGGCGCTTGTTCTCATTACCTGGTTGCCACAGTTTCGTGATCGCGAGGTGCTTACCGCAGCGCAGGTGGCGATGGATGACGAGCACCTCGCTGCTGCGTCGGCCATGGTGCAGAACCTCCTTCTGCTCCTGACCGCTAAAAATATGGGGACTTATTGGTCGGGCGGAGGACAGCTGGGTTCGGCGCGGTGCTTTGAACAATTCGGCATCTCGAAAACTGAGAAACTCCTCGCGGCCGTGTTTATTGAATACCCGGAAATGCGTCAGGAAACTATCGAGCGAAAGCCCGGCAAGTTACGGGATGCTCGATGTAAGGATTGGGTGCGTGTGCTTGGAGTTTAG
- a CDS encoding type II toxin-antitoxin system prevent-host-death family antitoxin, whose protein sequence is MESTYTETRSNFADMWDKVIDHREPLIVHRRGAEDIAMLPAAELSSLQETAHLLRSPKNAQRLLAALSASMSQEGEDITLDALKAQCIDER, encoded by the coding sequence ATGGAATCTACATATACAGAGACAAGAAGTAATTTTGCCGATATGTGGGATAAGGTGATTGATCATCGAGAACCATTGATTGTTCATCGCCGCGGGGCCGAGGATATCGCAATGCTGCCCGCAGCGGAATTATCGAGCTTGCAGGAAACAGCGCATTTGTTGAGATCGCCCAAGAACGCCCAGCGTTTACTGGCGGCTTTGTCAGCTTCGATGTCTCAAGAAGGGGAAGACATCACTCTCGATGCATTAAAAGCCCAATGTATCGATGAGCGATAG
- a CDS encoding Txe/YoeB family addiction module toxin, which yields MSDSSYTCVVQKQFREDLEAWVKLDRKTALKVLSIVEEVLRDPFSGRGKPEPLKYLPGNVWSRRITQEDRLVYRVYGQTVDFLQCKYHY from the coding sequence ATGAGCGATAGCAGCTACACTTGTGTCGTTCAAAAGCAATTTCGTGAAGATCTAGAAGCATGGGTGAAGCTCGACCGGAAAACTGCACTCAAGGTGCTTTCCATTGTGGAGGAGGTATTGAGAGATCCGTTTTCTGGTAGAGGAAAACCTGAGCCCCTAAAGTATTTACCCGGCAATGTTTGGTCACGTCGGATCACCCAAGAAGATCGGCTGGTTTACAGGGTCTATGGGCAGACGGTCGATTTCCTTCAGTGTAAATATCACTATTGA